A window of Polyodon spathula isolate WHYD16114869_AA chromosome 22, ASM1765450v1, whole genome shotgun sequence contains these coding sequences:
- the LOC121297048 gene encoding glutathione hydrolase 1 proenzyme-like: protein MSHVGYLCGLSIAIPGEIRGYQMAHQRHGRLPWKQLFQPSIELAKNGFPISKALAKAIIETKTEIEEDISLCEVFCNSEGKILKKNDKIAFPKLAETYRIIAEEGPDAFYSGSLAQQIVKDIQAAGGIITLEDLQSYRPELTENPPQINIGEYKLRVPGAPSGGPVLGLILNILDGYNFSKDSVSTTEKKTLSYHRILEAFWFAYAKRSMLGDPRYVNITGLLHNMTSDYFADDIRSKISDNMTHPVQYYGPVFYIPDDHGTSHLSIVAEDGSAVAATSTINRYFGSHVRSRTSGILFNDEMEEFSSRFFENNNGMPPAPNNFIQPGKRPLSSMCPSIVFDKNNKVKMVVGASGGTRIIPATALVILNALFFDYDVNKAVTEPRMYIKFLPKIAEVEKDMDKNIIEELNLKKHQINETTLDSVVQAIVRQGNILDAESDYRKGGKPAGF, encoded by the exons ATGTCCCATGTTGGCTACTTGt GTGGACTGTCTATAGCTATCCCAGGTGAGATACGGGGCTACCAGATGGCACACCAACGTCATGGCAGGTTACCATGGAAACAGCTTTTCCAACCTAGTATTGAACTGGCGAAGAACGGGTTCCCAATCAGCAAGGCTCTGGCAAAAGCCATCATCGAAACCAAGACAGAAATCGAGGAAGACATTTCCCTATG tGAAGTATTTTGTAACTCGGAGGGAAAAATCCTgaagaaaaatgacaaaattgCATTTCCGAAGCTAGCAGAAACCTACAGAATTATAGCCGAGGAAGGCCCTGACGCTTTTTACAGTGGATCTCTGGCACAGCAGATAGTCAAGGACATTCAAGCGGCAG gtggGATTATAACTCTGGAGGACCTCCAAAGCTATCGTCCTGAACTGACAGAGAATCCTCCACAAATCAATATCGGAGAATATAAATTGCGCGTCCCAGGCGCCCCCTCCGGTGGTCCTGTACTTGGGCTCATCCTAAACATACTGGATG GATATAACTTCTCCAAAGACAGCGTGTCGACCACAGAGAAGAAGACCCTCTCATACCATCGGATCCTGGAAGCTTTCTGGTTTGCATACGCCAAGCGAAGCATGCTGGGAGACCCGCGCTACGTCAACATCACAGGT CTCTTACACAATATGACCTCTGATTATTTTGCTGATGATATAAGGAGTAAAATCTCAGACAACATGACCCACCCTGTCCAGTATTACGGTCCAGTTTTCTACATTCCTGATGACCATGGGACCTCACACCTCTCCATAGTAGCTGAAGATGGGAGTGCAGTGGCAGCTACGAGCACCATCAACCGATA CTTTGGGTCGCATGTCCGCTCCCGAACGTCTGGTATTCTATTTAATGACGAGATGGAGGAGTTCAGTTCACGCTTCTTTGAAAACAATAATGGGATGCCTCCTGCACCCAACAACTTCATCCAGCCGG GTAAAAGACCCCTGTCCTCCATGTGTCCGTCCATTGTgtttgacaaaaacaacaaagtcaAGATGGTAGTGGGTGCTTCTGGGGGAACAAGAATCATCCCGGCAACAGCACTG GTAATATTGAATGCACTGTTTTTTGACTACGATGTGAATAAGGCTGTAACAGAACCCCGAATGTACATCAAGTTCCTGCCCAAAATCGCAGAGGTGGAAAAGGACATGGACAAG AATATAATTGAAGAGCTTAACCTTAAGAAGCACCAGATAAACGAGACTACCCTTGATtcggtggtgcaagccatcgtgCGACAGGGCAACATACTGGACGCAGAGTCGGACTACAGGAAGGGGGGAAAACCTGCAGGCTTCTGA